In the Pleuronectes platessa chromosome 8, fPlePla1.1, whole genome shotgun sequence genome, one interval contains:
- the LOC128445867 gene encoding synaptopodin 2-like protein, which yields MEMNKGHASIRRGVSWSPGGQRKPIQATEEMHTPGTECDALWEKTGFNEEHVSRKTNLTRSASLSEKELKEARVRSQIIAAQLTVPSNYSSRGVQLFNRRKQRVNAFTLESCGEGSDKDRSENLKTAPSNKLTWAERSSEENDRDLNLKNSATKPLFSSPVSVPGVGHIMEEPCKDFHKEELEDSFIQERHFLPVKEEQEEDEEARDKIHEDKVMEEIPPGSNNTDPVMVGHVEEEAGINGGLTGPTPRGTFLNGCHGASGSDRAFLSTSKQTSAIINRTARPFFSPPTVQSPEAASPVMNIPPPPSYNTPRLPAYAAPQPVAFSPPPPPPSYPTPPLPAFTNQPPQAYYSSPPPMSPVMSPSSLPPSQFPVSSVSNYPPMPHYGPPKAPKPSTFVPQPLEERRPITTIKTGILEEGAAKRASRKSMFTFKEKQVVAPNPELLSLVQGADDRKKHGHRSVPEPTSEEELLALGAEASNFLAREEDRKDEAKAPEWTSCLKSSRTRPREEHRPEQTLTNVSGKGAELFAKRQSRMEKYVVDNQKAGQMRSPSPTMSLPPSWVYPSNMPGRVKAIAKNSEMSTQLSQNLKAQQEIKQKPRQKAPAPQPVPEPLENGCSKLEMDLSRHRPYQINSSLFTFNPVKDPISTLPRGAPQAKNMISTQTFSRQTSLPHNPPSHIHTHCMSPQLPLSPPGVEYRSNPPAPGQPRISSPMPAFSPERVSTPRSGVQAPRPTFSAKRAGIAPQTPKDSTPVETSSDTPTPTRTPGLTRRFSSPEGPASGPLTSGLQVSRPSTTASSSNRSFTSPVSTPRGSRCQSPMTSQNIQFSTVNATTTVRPSQISAATSPRSPPWGSRCQSPMVSQNTSTVVSSRPSQTPTVTSPISAPWGSRCQSPMVNQNTSTAFSHRPSQTITATSPISPPWGSRCQSPMVSQVTSAVVSPRPSQIITSPISPPWGSRSQSPAPSHNSLSFTSTKPLYTSSAASPVPPTKDSRCMSPIVNNLDSKANHRLLAKNIINAAKRKNSPSPGALSGHSLPISPLGSSHHGYDCHKPPTSPFQSRALGARSPPFTSPPPTPTQRICSPVRLYNTRSLTDSDASVESEDSGLRSPGHSYNTCPRGWGGSLRVKRSNVSTDL from the exons ATGGAGATGAATAAGGGACATGCATCGATCaggagaggggtgagctggagTCCAGGAGGACAGAGGAAACCTATCCAGGCAACGGAAGAAATGCACACTCCCGGGACAGAGTGCGATGCATTATGGGAGAAGACAGGTTTCAACGAAGAACATGTGAGCCGGAAAACAA ATTTGACCCGCAGCGCCAGTTTATCAGAGAAGGAGCTCAAAGAGGCTCGAGTCAGGAGCCAAATCATTGCCGCCCAGCTCACTGTGCCTTCCAACTACAGCTCCAGGGGCGTGCAGCTCTTCAACCGCCGCAAGCAGAGGGTCAACGCCTTCACACTCGAAAGCTGCGGAGAGGGCTCAGACAaggacagatcagagaatttgaaAACTGCCCCCTCCAACAAATTGACAtgggcagagaggagcagtgaggagaaCGATAGAGATCTCAACCTGAAGAATAGCGCCACCAAGCCTCTATTCTCGTCACCTGTCAGTGTACCTGGAGTAGGTCACATCATGGAGGAGCCATGTAAAGATTTCCACAAAGAGGAGTTGGAGGATAGTTTTATCCAGGAGAGACACTTCCTGCCTgtcaaagaggaacaggaggaagacgaagaggCGAGAGATAAAATCCACGAGGACAAAGTCATGGAGGAGATTCCCCCAGGAAGTAATAATACTGATCCAGTCATGGTGGGGCATGtagaagaggaggcagggatAAATGGGGGGCTTACAGGGCCGACTCCCCGCGGAACGTTTCTTAACGGCTGTCACGGTGCCTCTGGATCAGACAGGGCGTTTCTGTCCACATCCAAGCAGACAAGCGCCATCATCAACAGAACTGCCAGGCCCTTTTTCTCCCCGCCGACGGTGCAGTCTCCAGAAGCAGCTAGCCCTGTCATGAacatcccccctcctccttcctacAACACTCCTCGTCTGCCTGCTTACGCTGCTCCACAACCCGTGGCCttctcacctccacctccgccTCCATCGTATCCCACGCCTCCTCTACCGGCCTTCACAAACCAACCGCCGCAGGCCTACTACTCCAGTCCACCTCCGATGTCTCCTGTGATGTCGCCTTCTTCCCTTCCACCATCTCAGTTCCCTGTTTCTTCTGTATCTAACTACCCACCAATGCCTCATTACGGCCCACCCAAGGCCCCAAAGCCCTCAACATTCGTTCCGCAGCCCTTGGAAGAGAGGAGGCCAATAACAACGATCAAAACAGGGATACTTGAGGAGGGTGCGGCTAAGAGGGCAAGTAGGAAATCAATGTTCACATTCAAAGAGAAGCAGGTGGTCGCTCCGAACCCAGAGCTGCTGTCTCTGGTGCAAGGGGCTGATGACAGGAAGAAGCACGGACATAGATCTGTTCCAGAGCCAACATCTGAGGAAGAGTTACTGGCTCTGGGTGCAGAGGCCTCCAACTTCCTAGCCAGGGAAGAAGATAGGAAAGATGAGGCTAAAGCACCAGAGTGGACCTCCTGCCTAAAGAGCTCCAGGACCCGACCGAGAGAAGAGCACAGGCCAGAACAGACCCTCACAAATGTCTCAGGAAAGGGGGCTGAGCTGTTTGCCAAGCGTCAGTCCAGGATGGAGAAATATGTTGTTGATAATCAGAAAGCAGGTCAAATGAGGTCCCCGTCTCCCACGATGTCTCTGCCACCATCTTGGGTTTACCCATCAAACATGCCTGGGAGAGTCAAGGCCATTGCCAAAAACTCTGAAATGAGCACTCAGCTTTCACAAAACCTAAAGGCCCAACAGGAAATCAAGCAGAAACCGAGGCAAAAAGCTCCAGCACCACAGCCGGTTCCGGAGCCGTTAGAGAATGGATGCTCCAAGCTAGAGATGGACCTATCGAGGCACCGGCCCTACCAGATTAACTCTTCCCTCTTCACCTTTAACCCCGTTAAAGACCCCATTAGTACGCTACCCAGAGGAGCACCACAGGCCAAGAACATGATCTCCACCCAGACCTTCTCAAGACAGACTTCCTTGCCCCACAACCCTCCCTCTCACATCCATACCCATTGCATGTCTCCTCAGCTGCCTCTCAGTCCCCCAGGTGTCGAATATCGGTCTAATCCTCCAGCTCCTGGGCAGCCCAGGATCAGTTCTCCTATGCCTGCCTTTTCTCCAGAGCGAGTGTCCACTCCCCGGTCAGGAGTCCAGGCACCGAGGCCAACGTTTTCTGCCAAGAGGGCAGGGATTGCACCACAG ACGCCAAAGGACTCAACCCCAGTTGAAACCTCAAGTGATACTCCCACACCAACCAGGACACCCGGTCTCACCAGACGTTTCAGCAGCCCGGAGGGTCCCGCCTCAGGACCCTTGACGTCAGGCCTCCAAGTGAGTCGCCCCTCCACCACCGCCTCCAGCTCCAACCGCTCATTCACTTCCCCTGTATCCACTCCCAGGGGTTCTAGATGCCAGTCTCCTATGACCAGTCAGAATATCCAGTTTTCCACTGTTAACGCAACCACAACAGTCAGACCCTCGCAGATATCTGCAGCCACCTCCCCACGCTCACCTCCTTGGGGGTCGAGATGTCAGTCCCCGATGGTAAGCCAGAATACTTCCACTGTCGTCTCATCCAGACCCTCCCAAACACCTACAGTCACATCTCCCATCTCAGCTCCTTGGGGCTCGAGATGCCAGTCGCCAATGGTAAACCAGAATACTTCCACCGCTTTCTCACACAGACCCTCCCAAACAATCACAGCCACATCTCCCATCTCTCCTCCCTGGGGTTCGAGATGTCAGTCGCCCATGGTAAGCCAGGTTACTTCTGCTGTTGTCTCACCCAGACCCTCCCAAATAATCACATCTCCCATCTCTCCTCCCTGGGGTTCACGTTCCCAGTCTCCAGCCCCCTCGCACAACAGTTTATCCTTCACCTCCACCAAACCTCTGTACACATCCTCTGCCGCCTCCCCTGTTCCCCCAACCAAAGACAGTCGCTGCATGTCCCCCATTGTTAATAACTTAGACTCAAAGGCCAACCATCGCCTCCTGGCCAAGAACATCATCAACGCAGCCAAACGTAAAAACAGCCCGTCCCCTGGCGCACTGAGTGGTCACAGCCTCCCCATCTCACCGCTGGGAAGTTCGCACCACGGCTACGACTGTCACAAACCGCCCACAAGCCCCTTCCAGTCGCGGGCACTGGGGGCCCGGTCCCCGCCCTTCACCAGCCCCCCGCCCACTCCGACACAGAGGATCTGCTCCCCTGTGAGGCTTTACAACACTCGCTCCCTCACCGACTCGGACGCCTCTGTTGAGTCTGAGGACTCGGGCCTCCGGTCGCCCGGACACTCCTACAACACCTGTCCCCGCGGCTGGGGCGGTAGCCTGAGGGTGAAGAGGAGCAACGTCTCCACTGACCTGTGA